The sequence below is a genomic window from Theobroma cacao cultivar B97-61/B2 chromosome 6, Criollo_cocoa_genome_V2, whole genome shotgun sequence.
CTATTGGATGATCGAATTTAACattcttaatttcttcattATCAGGATCATACACAGTTAGCCCCCAAAGATTTTCCAAAACTAACTTCCCATTCATCCCCAATCCTAAAAACCACAGCGGGTAACTTAAAGAGAGTTGAATAACATGTAGTCTAGTCCATGACTCTGGAACACCATATTCCTCCATCACCCATATCTCACAATATGCTCCATCCCCAGTCCTAACCACACAAAGCAAATTCTTATAAACATCAGTCCACGTAACCCATCTTTCCCTTAGAACAAAATCTGGCAGTGGAAACAACTTGAACACCTCAGTGCTGACCTCAAAATTAACTATTACTTGTgttatatttttgttcttgCAAACCATTCCCAACCAATGAATGGCcccatttaaaaatgcttgAGGTCCATATACCTTAAAGTTAACACCCGGTGATATTGCCACTTCTCTCCAAGAAGTCATTCCCAGTGTGTGTACTTCAGCTTGCGTGATAGAAACCAATTTCCCTTCCTTATGGGATTCCGAAGAAGCTACCCTAACTACCTTATAATCATTATTTACAGAATCATAACCCAACCCGAATGTCACATGATGCAGACGTCCACTTTCTGGACGAGAAAGAGTGGATTCAGGGATGATCTTCTGCACTCTAAGAGCGGGGTTATAAAGCAAAATCTTGGTACAGGGAAAAGGATGATCAATATATAAGCAAACCAAACCATTACACGAACCAACAACACTTTCCAAACTAGGAAAGGGTATTCTGAGGTCTAAAGAGACTTCCGATGTGTCACGAGTAAGCAACTTATATCGAGAGATACCTGAAACATCCCTGTACTGGATGCAAAGGAATTCATGATCTTTGTTGTTTGGATTCTGAACGTGCTTGGTGATAAAATAAGATGATTTTAAAAGACAAAGCCAGGTTATATGTACACACCTGAAACGTAAAAGAGATTTCACTGGAAGTCTCGAGAGTATCTCAATGATGAGGTCACTTGGTAGATTACCAGCTACCATTATTGTTTCAGTTTCTGAGGAGCTTTTATAACTCCGAAGAGTAAACTTAAAGAAGAAACACAAATACCAGAGTTTCAtccaaaaacaatttttatatattgttaagataattatataaacTATCTAATTAGAATCATTATACAATACTATTACCTAGTTAGACAACATATCTAATTAGAAGTATTATACAAACAATTTAAATATCTATGTAATATATacacaattttattttatatatatatatatatatatatcaaactGGTGGCACGGCCGGCGCCGGCCTCGTTTGAATAGTATTGGGACATGGCAGGAAAGCTAGATATATGGCTTCTTGGGTGGAGagttttgagtttattggagCATGATGGTGCGACTTGTAAGGTTTTGCAAATTTATAGGCTTCAAAACTTAAAGTGTGCTAAAGTTGTGTAATTTACATCAACCTGAATTAAACGACACTCCATTTGCTTTCACCATGACTCTGAAGGCTTCTGCATTTGAAAGATACTGCAATCATCTGTGTCTCAGTGTATCAGCAGCTTCCAATTGTCTTCATCCTATACGATTAAAACTTCAGTGCTTCAAACCCCACTTTAACCTTATAATTTTCAATTACTAAGCCTGAAAATCCCCCAAACGTTTGTAACCTTATAATTTTCATTatcaaatgcaaattattAGTTACAATGGGTTTAGATAAACTTTAGTCAGGTTGAATACTTTAAAGTTATTAGCAACTATTCTTGaaagttttttaaataaatcaatgaTGAAGGGTTAATTAATCTAGCTGTGTTTAGTCACTGGCATTATATGTATCTTCTGAATCCGATTATGCTTTGTAGACATGATGATCTTCTAGCAACATTTTAATCCTTGTATCCTTTGTGCTTTTGTTGGAATAGTTAATGGTAAAAGGACATTAGAACAATGCAGAGCACATTTGAAAGGTTTTTAGTTCTAAATATTAAAGTTTCTTGATCAAtcataaaactaaaattcacTCTAGAATGACGAAGATAGACATATTCATAGCAAAAAAGGCAAATTTATTTTCCATAGCACTTTAGCAGATTTCTTTCTCTGTGATTCTTTCATAAGTCAGACCTTGCTGCCTTTGTATAGATACAATCCTGAGAAGCACCACTGATATCCAACATAGagattttagatggtattgcCATTAGGTGATCCAGCTGCTGCCATTGCAGATTATCCCCCCACTCAAATGTTGAATGGTGAACAGAAACATCACCTTCAGAGAGATTATACTCGATGTATCATTCATTGCCCCCCTTGAGGAAGACTAAACTCTCAACACAAGTGACAACACTCGAGAAGCCTACATAccgattgaactcaatattcTTAAGCTCTTCTTTATCGGGGTCAAACACAGTTAGCCCTTGATAATTGCCCAAAAGCAACTCTCTATTTATCCCAAATCCTAGAAACTGCCGGGGCACATCATGACTTGAAAAGAGTTGAATAGCATGTAGTCTGATCCAGGACTCTTCCACACCATATTCTCTCACCAACCAAATATCATACCATATGTCATCCCCTCTTTTTACACGTTCTACCAGACAAAGCAAATCCCCATAAACGTCAATCCTCATATTCCGATATTCTTCATTAGACAATCTGGCAGTCGATATTGCTGGAATACCTCACTGCTAACATCGAAACGAACTCCGCAGCTCCTCTTATTTTGATGTCCCAACCAATGAATAGCCCCATTCAGGTAAGCCTGATGTATCCAATGATCAACATTCATATCCGGTGATCCCACCTTCCTCCAAGAATCATTCCCAACGTGTACACTTCAGCTTGGCGATAGCCTTTCCCTTCCAGATAGTCATGCCAACGAACTACCCTAACAACCTtataatcatcatttttaGAATCGTAACCAAACCCACAGACCTCAACCATTATAGGGCAGACAGTCTATGGAAGAAAGACTGGATTGAGAGATAATCTTATACTGTTTAAGAGAAAGGTTTCAAAGCAAAATCCTGGCACCATGAAAAGGCCTAAGTTCACAGAAACAAACCTAGCCGATACAAGAACCAACAGGATAGCACCACCCAAAATAAGATTCAAAGGGTAGTTCAAGGTTGACACAGAGATGAAAGGTATCACGAGTAAGCAACCTATACTTGGACTCGTGTTTCATATTCCAGGAACTTGACAAAGACAAAGCCGAAGCCATGACCGTTGTTGTTGGGATTTTGATAGTGAGTGATGATAAAAGAAGATGATTTGAAGAAAGAATACCAGGTTTTATGTACGCACCTGAAACGTAAAAGAGATTTCACAGCAACTCTTGAGAGGATATCTGTCATTAAATCTTCTAGGAGATTACCAGCTGCAGCCATCGTTGCACACACAAAAGAGTATTACCAAATCAAAGAGGGGAGACGGCTTTGAAAACTAGTTTATTAGTCAGTAATATTAGGATGATGGCGAAAGGAGAGTATTTAGGTATCCATTAAAGAAATGCCAGAGTcataatcttataaaaaagTATAACGTAGACCAATGACCATACTAATATACTACCACTTCAAAAGTCTTTTGATGTTGTTTTTagggggttttttttttttttgcctttgttttttctttatgtgtgcctttttcttttagtaaaatattaaataagacttgaagaaaatttcaaatttgagatttttaaattaaaatattaaattttaattattgcaATATGCTAATTTATCTGATAGAACAACTAACACAAAAACTCTTTTGAACTCATGCAATGCACGATCAAATGGAAATATACTaatactattcaaaatatataaccAATTTTTAACAACTTGAATATAAGTTAATGTATGTAAACAATTTTCATTACTGACATCAACAAGATAAAAGGCTAACTGCCTAATGTAGTTATTAATTTCTGcctgttaaatttttttaattgtaaatttgTTATAAAGAAATTACTAATACAGAATGGAGAATGGAATATGCAGAGCCTGTTTGATAAATTCATGGCAACAAAATAAGGGGCTGCAAATAGTTTTAAAGTTCACTAAAATACGCATAATATAATAGTTAGTTTGCAGGATTTCCTTGCTAACCGTCTACATATCTGCTTGGTTCGAATCATCATACAGCCCTTCATATCGCAAAGAAGCTACCGTAACAACTTTATCATCATCATTCACAGAATCATAACCAAACCCAAATgtaacttttcttttcatactACTTTGCTATGTTCCTAGTTTGTTACTGAAAACCTGTACGTTCACTTGGTTCACGCCTATTACGATAGCTAAAAATTGGAGG
It includes:
- the LOC18507197 gene encoding F-box/kelch-repeat protein At3g23880 — its product is MVAGNLPSDLIIEILSRLPVKSLLRFRCVHITWLCLLKSSYFITKHVQNPNNKDHEFLCIQYRDVSGISRYKLLTRDTSEVSLDLRIPFPSLESVVGSCNGLVCLYIDHPFPCTKILLYNPALRVQKIIPESTLSRPESGRLHHVTFGLGYDSVNNDYKVVRVASSESHKEGKLVSITQAEVHTLGMTSWREVAISPGVNFKVYGPQAFLNGAIHWLGMVCKNKNITQVIVNFEVSTEVFKLFPLPDFVLRERWVTWTDVYKNLLCVVRTGDGAYCEIWVMEEYGVPESWTRLHVIQLSLSYPLWFLGLGMNGKLVLENLWGLTVYDPDNEEIKNVKFDHPIGLFTIVTYIESLVFL